From Geotalea uraniireducens Rf4:
TGCCCCATGGACTGCAATTGCCGTAATGAGCGTCACAATAAGCGTAGCGAGAAACAGGCGCACGTTCATCTGTTTTCCTTTAAATACAAAAATGCAGTTGGACACGGATTTACACGGATAAATCAAGGACATATTCCCTAACCCTTCCGGTCTTGGTTCTCGGTCTTTTAAATCCGTGAAAATCCGTACAAATCAGATTTGATCCGTGTTTAAATGCTTTTTCAAGGTTAAAATACGTCTTCGAGGATTATAGCAGAAAAGACGGGACGCGCCGCCCTTCGGCATTTCGCCGGAGAGTTTTCTTCTGGAAACGGATGGTCGATTCTGGTATGAATCAGGTGCAGGCTAAGGAATTGCTGCGCCAAAACGGAGGTATTTGAATGGAAAAGGTTTTAATCGTCGGTTGCGGAGATATGGGGAAGCGGGTGGCTGGACTGGTCATGGCGGAAGGCGCCGACGTAAGCGCCCTGGTCAGGTCTGCGGAGAAGGGGCAAAAACTGGCGGAGTTGGGGATTCAGCCGGTCGTCGGCGATCTGGACGAGCTGTCTTCACTGGCTACCCTGCCGACAAGGGACGCCCTGGTCTTTTACTTCGCCCCGCCCCCCGGAGGCGGGAACATGGACCCGCGGATGCGCTCTTTCTGCGCCTCCATCGAGGCGGGCAATGAGCCGCGTCGCGTTGTCTACATGAGCACCAGCGGGGTTTACGGCGACTGCGGAGATGCACTCGTTACCGAAGAGACGCCGCCAAACCCGCAGACCGCCCGGGCCAAGCGCCGCTATGATGCTGAAACGGTGCTCAGCGAGTGGGGGCGGGAGAGGGGGGTAGAGGTGGTCATTCTCCGCGTGACGGGCATTTACGGCCCCGGCCGCCTTCCCATCACCCAGCTTGCCAACGGCCATCCACTGCTCGATGAACGGCTATCTCCCCCGACCAACCGCATCCACGCGGAGGATCTGGCCCGGGTATGCGTTGCTGCCGCGGAAAAGGGGGATGATGGCGACATCTTCAACGTCAGTGACGGCCGGGTCGGAACCATGTCCCAGTATTTCAATGCCGTTGCCGATATTCTCGGTTATCCCAGGCCGCGCCAGATTTCCCTGGAAGAGGCCCATCGGGTGATGACTCCGCTGATGCTCTCCTATATCTCCGAGACCCGGCGCATGGGCAATGGCAAGATGCTGAAGAAGCTCGGCATAAAACTCCTCTATCCAACCCTTGAGGAGGGGTTGAAGGCATGTGTGCGGCGGGATTGAGCCGAGACGGGATTATCAGGGCCGAACCTTGACATTCTTGTTGACCCTGGAAATATTTTCTTTTTTCCTGAGATAGATTGTTGTGGACGGATTGATTTTGAACCCTTGTAGCAGGAATGACGCGTTTGATTTTATCCACCCTTTTGCTTCGAATTGATTGTCTGAGTGCTGCTGACCTTCATTGATAATCGCATGTTTTAACCCGTTTTTGTTGTCGGACTTCACGGCGTACATCAGGTCATCGGCTTTTTTCAGCATTTCATCGACCGATTCCGGTGGAACGTTGTAGGTTACCATGCCGATGCTGAAGGTCACGGGCCATCCTCTGCACTCCATGGCCGCCGCAAGTTTTCCCTGCAGCTTGGTTATGGCAGACAGCGCGTGTTCGGCGCCGGTTTCCGGCAGGATAATGACGAATTCGTCACCGCCGATCCGTGCGACGATATCCGCATAACGAACGTTATCCTGTATGGTGTCGGCGACGATGCACAGGAGGTCGTCCCCCACATGGTGCCCCTTTTTGTCATTAACGGTCTTGAAATTATCAAGGTCAATGTAGGCAACGGTGAACGAACGGTTATAGCGGCTCGACCGGTAAATTTCCTGTTCTGCAAGTTCATAGAGATAGCGGCGGTTCAGCGCCCGCGTGAGAGGGTCGATTCGCGCCAGCTTCTTTTCCTGGTCATGCTTTTCCCGTAACGTTGAAAACATGAGGCCGAGCATGAACAGATAGCTTGTTTCGATGATGAAATCCCATGAATGTAAAAATTGTGGGGATGAAGCGGGGTGTTCCAGCAGCTTGTCGATAAAGCTGGCGATGCTGCAGGACATGCAGATGAACAGCCCCGACCGTTTACCCACGAACCATGCCACGAGAAAGACCGGGATCAGATAGAAGAGTATGAAGGAGAGTTCACCGGTGAGGTAATCGATGAACGCCAGGAGAAACACCAGTGCATAGCCGGCCATCAGCAGGTAAGTTTTCGTCTTCCCTTCCAGATATGCAAAAAGCTTGTTATGGATAGTGGTGTACATGGCGATCTTCTTTTCTCTGTACCAAGCTTGGCTTCTTAATGAGAACTACAGCAAGAACCCTGCCAGCATGATCGGTGCTACAGCCATCAGTCGTCAAGAGCGCAAAATATGTGTAAAATCATTGATATGGCAGGCATCGACCGGCTGACCTTCGCTGTGTAATACTCTTATGGGTCAAGTTCTTGAGAAATCTCCTGCGGAATAACGGACAGCATGATAAGGCGGGTGTCGGCCGATGGAGGCGAAATGGAAAACCGGATGCGAACGGGGCTGCCGGATACGGTCATCCTTGTCCACGGCCTCTGGATGACAGGGGTGGAACTTTCCCTTTTGGGGTGGCGGTTGAAACGCTGCGGTTTCGAGGTGCGTTACTTCCGTTACCGCTCCTGGCGCGGAACTCTGGATGAAGCGGCACTCCGTCTCGGCAAACTGGTCGGCAAAACCGCCGGCGAAAGGGTGCATCTTGTGGGGCACAGCCTTGGCGGGATCGTCATTGCCAGAATGTTCGAGCTGTCTCCGCCGGCAAGGGCGGGGAACGTCGCTTTCCTCGCTTCACCCATGGGTGGGAGTGCTTTCGTAACGGCGCTTTTCCGCTGTCGAATCGGCCGTTTCATCCTTGGCAGGGTCATCGGCGAGGCGCTGATGGAGAACAGGCCGTTCTGGTCCCAGGGGAGGGACCTCCTTGTCATTGCCGGCACCTTGCCGCTCGGGTTCGGAGTGTTTTTCGGGGTGCCCTCTCCCCATGACGGGACAATAGCCGAGGCGGAAACCAGGGTGGCGAATGCCAAATCAATGCGGGTGAGGAGCTCTCACATGGGGATGGTTATTTCACCGGGAGTTGCTGAAATACTATGCAAGTTTTTCAGAGGTGATGATTGAGGTGTCGCAGAGAAAATCTGCTAAAAAGAAATCTGGACGGGGATGCGACCGGTAAGCCTGTCTGCAGGCCGAAAGGTTCCGCAACCATCCGGTTCGCTTGCGGAGCCTTTCGGCCATATTTAACTTTCGTATGCCGCTTATATCCAGGCGTCGCCGCCATCATACTGGAGGGCGTCTCCCTTGGTTTTTCGGCTCATCTTGAACTTTGCTTCCTTGGCGCAACATTTGAGTTTATCCAAAGCTTCCTCTTTGGCCTCACCAAGTTTTTCCCTTACCTCTTTCCCCGTTTTGGGGGTCAAGAGAAGCGTCACGCCGGCTGCGAGCACTGCGCCGGTTAAAAATGCCATCATTGCTGCGCTCTCGTTATTCCTGTTGTTTGCCATGACTCCAGCTCCTTTCTGTCGCATCATGAGAAATTATCCTGTTTATTTTTAGCACATAATTTGTCCCATGAAAACCCTTTGTTGCACGTTTATTTGAGACTTTGTTCATGCGGGCAAAGATTTGGCGGGCGAAGGGGGCTGAATATCGAGCCGGTCCGGCCGATGGTAAGGATTTTCAGTTGCCGCGGATGGAAGCTTTCCCAGTTGACACCGCTCTCTTTGCGGGTGTATTAAAACGAAGATTTCTATGCCCGGGAAAGCAGGTGGGGAGCGCATGCGTCCCCTCATTTTGGATGCCGGTAAAAATAAATATTGCCGTAAATACGGAATTGCAATTATGATCAAATCTGTTCGGTAGTGGGCTGTTCTTGTTTTTTGGGCTTGACCTTAATGGGGGTTGATGATGAGAAGATCTTTTTTTCTGCTGTTGATGTTGCTGGTTCTGGTGCTGAATCAAACGGCTCACGCCTGTGTCGGCAAGATACTTAATATCGGCATTCCCAACTCTGCCAATGAACAGCTCCTGGCGGAGATGATCGCGACCCTGGTCACCGAGAGGACCGGCACGACGGTGAAGATAATTGTCTATAAGGATGAACGTGAACTATATAAAGCAGTAAAAAAAGGTGATGTCGGCATTCTCATTGAAAATACCGATCATGCCATGAAGATGGTGGCCAAGCCGAGGGAGTCCAACGCTAAAACGGCTTACGAGACGGCAAAGAGTGAATACCGGAAAAACCTGAACCTGGTCTGGCTCGATCCCCTCGTTTCGGCAAACGGTGCTGCGGGGAGCATATATTATGCGCCGGTATTGTCGCTTGATACCCTCAGCAATCTGCCTGCCCTGCCGAAACTGATCAACAAGCTGTCCGGCATACTCAAAGAGGATGCCTACGCGAAGCTGCTCAAATCGGTGAAATCGGACGACAAGCCGAGAAAGGTGGCAAGGGATTTTCTCAAATCTAAAAAGTTGATATGATCGATTGATCCAAAGTTCCCTGATCGCCGGTCAATCATGCGCGGTAATCGATCCGTTATGGATTTTTGTTGTAACAGACTGAAGCGGTTTAGGCCGGCTGAGAGGTAACGGATGTCGAAGATCTATAGAAATCCGGACGTCATGTGGCGCGAGGAGGATGAATCCAGAGAACAGGCCAATGCAGCATTGGAAAAGGGAGAAAATGCCGAGGATATCGGGACTTCGCTCCTCTTCTCCGACGGCATGATGGTTACGCTCAACGTGCTTGGCACCGAAATATGGAAGATGTGCGATGGCAGGGAAGTGGACGAGATTGTCGCTGAACTGCTCACGCAGTTTGACGTTGAGGCGGATGTTCTTAAAAACGATGTGGCAGGTTTCCTTGAGGAGCTTGCCGAAAAAGGATTTATCCATTATGAGGAGTGATCCGACCCTTAAAGCGCCGCTCACCATCAACTGGGCAATCAACAATAACTGCAATTTCTTCTGCAGACACTGCTACAGCAGGAGCGACACAACAGAGGAACTGTCCGGCGAGGTACTCTGCGCCGCCATGAAAAGGGTCGCTGCAACAGGGGTGCTCTCCGTCAACTTCGGCGGCGGCGAGCCGCTGTTGCGCCGGGACCTGCTTGCCATCGCCTCCTGTGCAGCCGGATGCGGCATGCGGGTTTCCATGAACAGCAACGGCTACCTGATCGACGGTGAGAAGGCCGTTGCCCTGAAAAATGCCGGTTTCTCCAAGGTCGGCATCAGCATCGACAGCCATGAGGCTTTGGTCCATGACCGTTTCCGGGGAGTTGCCGGCAGCCACGAGCGGGCGGTAAACGCACTTGGCCGGCTGCGCGAAGCGGGCATCAAGACATCCATCTCCACGGTTATCTGCACCTTCAATCATGAACAGATCGACAACCTCATCGAATTTGCCCTGGCAAACAAGGTCAGCCAGCTCAATTTCCACAACTTCAAATGCTCCGGGCTCGGCCTTGCCAACAAGGACGAGCTGGACCTGACCCCTGTTCAGTGGCAGGAGTTTTACCGCAAGGCGCTGCGGGCGAAAGAACAGGTCAAGGAGCTGGACATCTCCCTCGACGACCCGATCATCGCCTCCCTCGGTCTGAAGAGCGGCAGCAGCCTGGTGAAGGGGAGCGTCTGCGGCAAGCTCTCCCTCAACATCAAATCCAACGGCGACATCACCCCCTGCGGTTTCATCCCCGTCGTCATCGGCAATATCATCCGCGATGACCTGAAAGAGATCTGGGACAACTCACCGGTACTGGAGAGACTGCGCCACAAAACCCCGACCGGCAAATGCGCCTCGTGCAGCGACTACGGTGAATGTCTCGGCGGTTGCAGCGCTCGGGCTCTGGCCATGACCGGCGATTTCAACAGCCCTGATCCCCACTGCTGGGTACCATGAATCTTACCGAATTGAAAACGCCGATCCGCCTTTACTGGGACCTGCCGTCACACCCGGCTGACACAAACCTGGATTATCCGGGTATCTGCGAGCAGATCATCTCGCTCAGGATACTGAGCCTCGGTATAACTGAAACGGCCCCCGCCGTGAGCGACGGCTGTCTGGCGATTCTGGAGAGGCTCAAAAAGCAGCCCATTGCCACATCCCTTACCGTTTCTTCTTCTGTGCTAGACACTGCTGCCCTGTCCCTCCTTCACGGCTTTAACGTCCGCCTGCTCCTGGTCCGGGCCTCCACCCTGGACGACCTGCGGGTAGTGCCCCGGCTGAAGACTTCCGATGGGGCAAAGCCACAGCTCGGTGTTTCCTTTGAGGTCAGCGCTGATAATTTCGGAATCCTGCCGGAGGTATTGTCCTATTGCGTGGAGAACGGCATCCAGCACCTGGTCCTTCCCATGCAACGGTTGAAGGCAGGCGATGATTGCTTTCAGCTGGGCAGGTCCGAGCGTGAATCGCTCTCCTCAAATCTTGCCGGGATCGACCGGCCCGCCACCATGAAGATCACTATCCACGACCCGTTTCTCTGGCGGGTGTTTTTCCCCAGCGTCTCCTTTCCCGACGGTAGTTGCCAGGCGGCAAACACCATGCTTTATATTGCCGGGAACGGCGACGTCCATCCTTGCCCTACCTTGCCGTACAAGCTCGGCAATCTTGCCGGCACTACATTGCGTGCGATTGTTGAATCAACTGGAAAAAAAGAGTTGAGGGAAAGGCTCATCAATCCCCCTGCGGGGTGCGCATGCTGCGCTGAGCTGGATCAATGCCGGGGCGGCTGCCGCGGTAGGGGATATTTTCTGACGGAATCGTGGGATGAGGCCGATCCGGGCTGTCTTTGATTTGCCAGGAGCCGCGGCACCCGTGTTTCGGCTTATTTCGCCGGCGTTTTTTTCTCGCTTGTGGTGGGCCGGTCCATTTCCATTGGAACAAGGGCGATCTCAATACGGCGGTTAAGCTTCCTCCCCTTTTGGGTGTTGTTGGAAGCCGCCGGTTGGTTGGGACCGTAACCTGTCAGGGCAAGAAGCTTCGGATTTATCTTTCCCTTCTTCTGCAGGTGCTTGACCTGAGCATCTCTTGCTTTACAAATCAAGGTTGTATGGGGTATCTTGTGGCCTGATAAATACCGAATACCTGGCCAAACTTGTTGATGATTTAACGCAGAACTTTGAACGTAGAACATAGAACTATGTAGTACGAGGTTTGCCGTGGCCACACGCATCAAGATACTTCCCGAAAACCTGACCAACAAGATTGCCGCCGGCGAGGTGGTGGAACGCCCCGCATCGGTGGTGAAGGAACTGGTGGAGAACGCCCTTGACGCCGGCTGTTCCGAGGTGGTGGTGGAGATCGAGGCAGGTGGGAGGCGGCTGATCAAGGTCACTGACTCCGGTTGCGGCATGACCCGGGAGGATGCCCTCCTGGCTCTGGAACGCCATGCCACCAGCAAGATAGCCAGCGACAGCGACCTGTTCGGCCTGGCTACCCTCGGCTTTCGCGGCGAGGCGCTCCCCTCCATTGCTTCTGTTTCCCGTTTCGCTCTCGCCACCAGGGAAAAAGGGGCAATCGAAGGAACGGAGATCTACGCCGAAGGGGGGCGGGTCAAGGAGGTCAAGGTCTGCGGCATGGCCGAAGGGACCGTGATTTCGGTGCGGAACCTGTTTTTCAACACCCCGGCGCGGCTGAAGTTCATGAAGAGCAGCGACACCGAGGCGGGGCACGTGGGGGATCTCCTCACCAAGCTGGCCATTTCCCGGCCCGATGTGCGCTTTATCTACAACAACGACGGCAGGACCATATTCCGGGCGCTGGATGCCGACCTGCGCGAGCGGGTGGCGACTCTCCTCGGCCGGGCACTGTCGGCCGACCTCTATCCGCTCGATTTTCACGACGGCCCGCTCGGCGTTACCGGATTGATCGCCAAACCGGAATGCAGCCGCTCTGCGGCTTCCCACCTATACACATACATCAACGGCCGCTTCATCAAGGACAAGGTGGTGCAGCATGCCGTGCTTCAGGCTTACCGCAACTTCATGGAGCGCGGCCGCTACCCGGTGGTGGTGCTGTTCATCACTGTTCCGGCCGATGAGGTGGATGTGAACGTCCATCCGACCAAGCACGAGGTCAGATTCCGCGAGCAGGGGAGGGTGCACGACGCCATCCAGGCGGCGTTGGAGTCGGTCCTGCGCGCCACCCCCTGGGTGCGGAAGCAGGCAGCGCCGCAACCGTTCGCTTCCCCCCCGCCGGCATCGGAGGCAAGCGCGACACGAGTTGCCGAGGTACGGGAGACCCTTGCCAGGTACAGCCCGGAAAAGCATCTGCAGCAGTCCTTTACGGTGCCGCCTGCTGCGACATTCCAGCGGCAGCAAGGCGCTGTCTCGCTTCCCGTTGCGGCCAGGGAAGACGATACCGCGTCAGACAAGACGGAGTCGAAGGGCTATTATTGTTCGCTTTCGGTTATCGGCCAGTTCAATGCTGCCTATATCCTCTGTCAGGATGGCACTGACCTGGTGATCATCGACCAGCACGCCGCCCACGAGCGGGTCGCCTTTGAAAAACTCAAGGCGCAGTTTGCCGCGGCACAAGTGGAGTCGCAACGGCTGCTTTTTCCCGAGACCATCGAGCTTTCTTTCAAGGAAGGGGCGACTCTCAGGGAGCATCTGGCTGAACTGGGCAGGCTCGGTTTTTCCCTGGAGGAATTCGGCGGCGCAACCTGGCTGTTGAACGCCGTCCCCCGTCTCTTGAGCGGCACGGACTACCTGCGCACCCTGAGGGATATCCTCGAAGAGTTGCAAACTCTCGGCAGAAGCCGTACCTTTGCCGATGCACTGGAAGAAATCCTTTCCCGCATCGCCTGTCACAGTGTGGTGCGGGGCATCCATCCCCTGAACGGGCAGGAGATCAGTGCCCTCTTTGCCCAGATGGATGCCACCGAGTTTTCCAGCAACTGCCCCCACGGCAGGCCGGTGCTGCGCAGCTTGACCCTTCCCGAGATCGAGCGGATGTTTAAAAGGTAGTGAAAGGCGGTCGGTGGTCGGTGGTCGGTGGTCGGTGGTCGGTGGTCGGTGGTCGGTGGTCGGTCGGCAGTGGATGGTGGATGGTGATGTTGATGGTCGATGGTGAAGACAAAATAAAACTGATAATTATCGTCGGGCCGACCGCTTCCGGCAAGACCGAACTGGCGGTTCGTCTGGCTGAGCGTTTCGATGGGGAGATTGTCAATGCCGATTCCATGCAGGTCTATCGCGGTATGGACATCGGCACGGCAAAGCCTTCGCCGCAGTTGAGGCAACGCGTTCCCCATCACCTCGTCGATATTGTCACACCGGACGTGAATTTTTCCGCCGCTGATTTCCGCAGGGAGGCTGCTGCTGCCATTGACGACATCCATAGTCGCGGCAAGAGCGTCTTCGTTGTCGGTGGAACCGGGCTTTACATCCGGGCACTGCTCCAGGGGCTGGTCGATTCTCCCAGCGGCGACGAATCCATTCGCCGGGAACTTGTCGAACTGGCGCAAACAGTGGGCAACGAGGAGCTGTTGCGCCGGCTTGCCCTGGTCGATCCTGAAACGGCGGAACGCCTCCACCCCAATGACCGGCTGCGGATTATCCGCGCCCTGGAGGTATACCGCCAGACCGGCCGGCCCATATCCACGTTCAGGAGCGAGCACGGGTTTGCCGATACCTATTACGATTGCCTTAAGATCGGCCTGCGCGTTGAGCGGCAGGAACTTTATCGCCGCGTTGAGAGCCGGGTCGAGGTGATGATCGAGCAGGGGCTCATCGCCGAGGTGGAGGGGCTTTTACGTGCCGGTTACACTCCCGATCTGAAGTCAATGCGCTCCATTGGCTACAAGGAAATATGCGCCTATCTTGCCGGTGAATGTACGCTGGACGAGGCGGTACAGTTGATAAAAAGGGATACGAGACACTACGCAAAGCGGCAAATGACCTGGTTTAATAAAGATTTTGAAATTAATTGGGTTGAATATCCTGAGAGTTTTGCTACTATTTGTAACCATGTGATAGAATTTTTTGCTTAAAGGAGAGGATCATGCCGAAAGCACCGTTCAATATCCAGGATCAGTATCTGAATCAGGCGCGCAAGGAGCGGGTCAAGGTTACTGTGCAGCTCATGGCCGGTACCAAGATGGAAGGGTATATCAAGTCTTTCGATAATTTCTCCGTGCTCATGGAAGTCCAGGGGGACATTCTTATCTATAAGCATGCCATCTCAAGCATAACATCAGTGGACGGCACGTTCCGCCTGCACCAATAGCATTTGTCTGCTTCAACCAAAGAACAGCAATTCCTGCATCAATCAGATTTGATCGGCGATAAAATGTTTTTTCAGGATAAAGCGTGTAGGGGTGGCCTGACGGGTCTCCCCTACACGCATTTCAACATCCGGTACTTAACCAATGAACAATAAAGAAAAATTCCTGGCCGTTCTTGCCGGGCTTTTATGCATAGGCGCAATCATTCTGGTTTATTTTTCGGTGACCATTTTCCTGCCGGTGTTTATAGCCCTGATCCTTACTTATATCCTCAATCCGCTCGTCGTCATGCTCGTGAAGAGGGGGATGAACCGGACAGTGGCCATCATTGCCGTTTTTTGTTTCCTCGTTCTTCTGGCAATGCTTACCGGCTTCCTCTTTATCAGCTCTCTGAAGGCCGAATTCAGCACCGTGCAGATAAACCTGCCGGAATACGCCGGCCGGCTTTATGGGTACATTCCCGGAGAGGTCAAGACCTATCTGGATATCGAAACTCCCGCAAAGGCCTACCAGCACCTGAACGCCGCACTGGAAGAGCTGCGCGGCATCTCTTTCAACCTGTTCAAAGAGACCTTTGCAGTCGTTACCCGGGCCTTCAGCTCTACCCTTGCCTTTATCCTTGCCGTGCTCGGCTATTTCATCACCCCGATCTATCTTTACTATTTCCTCAGCGACCTGTCCGAAATGAAAAGCGGTATGCTCGACCTCATCCCCGAACGCCACCGGGACCGGTTGCGGGAGAGAGTAGGTGAGGTCAATGAGGTCTTGTCCGCCTTTGTTTGCGGCCAGTTGTCGGTCTGCGCCATCCTTGCCGTGCTCTACAGCATCGGCCTTTATGTTATCGGCATCGACCTGGCGGTGCTGATCGGAACGCTGGCGGGCGCCCTGTTCATCATCCCCTATTTCGGCACCATCCTCGGCATAATTTTCTCCATGACCATGGCGCTGCTCAAATTCCACGACTTTCTCCACCCGCTTCTCTGCCTGGGCTGGTTCGCCCTGGTTCAGGCTGCGGAAGGAGGGATCATTACCCCGAAAATCGTCGGGGACAAGGTCGGCCTGCACCCAATCATCACCATTCTGGCGCTACTGATCGGCGGCCAGTTGTTCGGCATTTTCGGCATGCTCCTGGCGGTGCCGGTGACCGCTGTTTTGAACGTATTTTTCCGCTCGCTGCTCGATTATTACCGGAGAACAGCCTACTATAAAGGTGCCTGATGGACGGATTACTCATTGAAAAAGTCATGCCCGGCAGCGTTGCCTCCGAGCTGGAAATAGAGGCGGGTGATCGGCTCCTGGCCATAAACGGCCACCGGTTGCGGGATATAATCGACTATAACTTTTTCTCGGCCGATGAGGAACTGACCCTGGAAGTGGTCAAAAGCGACGGCGAGGTGTGGGAGATCGAGGTCGAACGGGATGAGTCCGAGCCGCTCGGCCTGATGTTCCCGGCGCCGGTTCCGGCCCAGTGCGGCAACAAGTGCGTTTTTTGTTTCGTTCACCAACTTCCCAAAGGGCTGCGCGCACCGCTCTATGTGAAAGATGAGGATTATCGCCTATCCTTTTTGTACGGCAATTACGTCACCCTTGCCAACATCGGTCGTGCGGAGGTCGAACGGATCAAAGAACAGCGACTGTCGCCGCTTTACATCTCCGTTCACGCAACCGATCCCCTGTTGCGGGAAAAGCTGCTCGGCAAGTCCGGGATCGTTCCGATCCTTGAGGTTATGGAGGAGCTTGCCGCTGCCCGCATCACCATGCACACCCAGGTAGTGCTCTGCCCCGGAATCAATGACGGCAGTTTCCTGGAGCAGACGGTCAATGACCTGGCGGCCCTTTATCCCCTGGTTGCCTCGCTGGCGGTGGTGCCGTTGGGATTGACCCGGCATCGCAAAGGTCTGCCGGAGCTGCGACCGGTGACCAGTGACTACGCCGCCGACCTGATTGCAGCCTGGCAACCGCGTGCGAAGGAGCTTGCCGGGCGGTTGGGCGAACCGTTTCTCTTCTTCGCCGACGAGTTTTTCATCAAGGCCGGCCTTCCGTTTCCTCCCATTGAGGAGTACGGGGATTTTCACCAGGTGGAAAACGGGGTAGGGATGGTGCCGCTCTTTCTCGATGAGGCCGCCGAAGTTCTCGACCAGGCTCAACCTTTGCAGCCCGCTACGATTACCGTTGTCACCGGCGAGTCACCTTATCAGTATCTTAGCGATTTCCTCCGCAACCTGGGGCAAAAAACCGGCATTACCTTTCGTCCAGTGGCGATCAGAAATCGTCTGTTCGGCGATAGTGTCACCGTTACCGGTCTGGTTTCCGGTCGGGATATCATTGACGGTCTCCGGGAGGTGGAGGTCGGGGATTTGGTCCTGATCCCCGATGTGATGTTGAAAGAGGGGGAGGGTGTGTTTCTCGACGACTTGTCTGTGGCCGATCTGCAGGATGCCTTGCACAAGGAAATAGTTGTTGTGGAATCGACGCCGTGGGGAATATACCGGGCGATTACCGGGGTTTAGGCGGTTTGTCCCACGAACATCGAACGGGGGATAACCTATGCAAAATTCTTGGACGGCTGTACCGCTATTTCTTATGCGGCTTGGTCTGGCGCTCTTCTTTCTGCTGTCGCTTCCGAGGGGGGGAGAATGTCACGCCGAGCGATCGGTTCTCAGGGTCAGTGACCGAAAGATAATCAGCTTCAGTCGGATGATGGACGAAATCAAGGGCACCCAGGTGGTGGTTATCGGCGAAAACCACGACAACCCCGAACATCATCAATTGCAGCTTGACGTCATTGACGCTTTCCATCAGGCAGACAGACCGCTGGTGATAGGTCTGGAGATGTTCAACGCCGACAATCAGCGGCAGCTCGACCGCTGGATTGCGGGAAAACTGGACAAACCGAGCTTTATCCGACTCTATTACGACAACTGGCGGATGCCGTGGTCTTTGTACAGTGAAATTTTCCTCTATGCCCGTGACCATGGGATTCCGCTTCTAGGTCTTAACATTGAGCAGGGTATACCCCAGAAAGTGGCACGCCGGGGATTTGGATCGCTTACGCGCAAAGAATTGAAAAAAGTGCCATCCGGCATCACCTGTGATGTGGATGCTGCCTACATGGCGTTCATAAGACGTGCCTATACAACCCACACCAGGGACGAGAAATCCTTTGTCCATTTCTGTGAAGCCCAGAAATTGTGGAACGTGGCAATGGCTTCGCGAATCATCGGTTATTTTGAAAAGCATGTCGGACAAACCATGGTGGTTCTTACTGGGACAGGCCATGCGCTGAAAAGGGGAATGCCTGCGGAGATAGGGCAGTCCTCGCATCTGACATATAAGGTTATACTCCCGGAATTTCCTGAAATGGCAAGGAAAGACGTTACAGTTAACGACGCTGATTACATGATTCTGGAGTGAGCACCTTCGATATGGTAATAAAAAACAAGGGGACAGTCTGGTCGGCTGTCCCCTTGTTTTAGTATGTCGATTGTAATGGCCCTCTTCGTCACTTCTGAAGTTAATTGCCGCTATTCGTCAGTTTTGCCTTCCGCCTTTCCTTGTCCTGGTACTTGTC
This genomic window contains:
- a CDS encoding ChaN family lipoprotein, with product MQNSWTAVPLFLMRLGLALFFLLSLPRGGECHAERSVLRVSDRKIISFSRMMDEIKGTQVVVIGENHDNPEHHQLQLDVIDAFHQADRPLVIGLEMFNADNQRQLDRWIAGKLDKPSFIRLYYDNWRMPWSLYSEIFLYARDHGIPLLGLNIEQGIPQKVARRGFGSLTRKELKKVPSGITCDVDAAYMAFIRRAYTTHTRDEKSFVHFCEAQKLWNVAMASRIIGYFEKHVGQTMVVLTGTGHALKRGMPAEIGQSSHLTYKVILPEFPEMARKDVTVNDADYMILE